From the Carassius carassius chromosome 45, fCarCar2.1, whole genome shotgun sequence genome, one window contains:
- the LOC132127539 gene encoding zinc finger CCHC domain-containing protein 9-like encodes MTRWARANNVHKHRAADATPWKQLKASGNAGVAGTSASGRHIKQGPGEKKHNPTKKKRKHDSDDVNGFLEYLKQTGQSPADQDLREDVAIALKKDARRENRRIKRQNTKKNNMICFNCRKPGHGLTDCPEADNDEEMGRGICYRCGSTEHEIQRCRAKVDPAMGNYPYAKCFTCGQTGHLSKACPDNPKGLYAAGGCCRVCGSVEHFQKDCPEHQNSTNSITLGRLSNRISADHEDIHVPVKKAQTKKDKVVVF; translated from the exons ATGACGAGGTGGGCTCGAGCGAACAACGTCCataaacacagagcagcagacgCCACACCATGGAAGCAGCTGAAGGCGAGCGGGAATGCTGGAGTAGCAGGAACCAGTGCCAGTGGCCGACACATCAAACAAGGGCCGGGCGAAAAGAAACACAACCCAACAAAGAAGAAACGGAAGCATGACAGTGACGATGTGAACGGGTTTCTGGAGTATTTAAAGCAGACTGGTCAGTCACCCGCGGACCAGGATCTGAGAGAAGATGTGGCAATAGCCCTGAAGAAAGACGCGAGACGAGAGAACAGACGGATAAAGAGGCAAAACACCAAAAAGAACAATATG ATCTGCTTCAACTGCCGGAAGCCTGGTCATGGTCTCACTGACTGCCCAGAGGCGGATAATGATGAAGAGATGGGTCGTGGGATCTGTTACCGGTGTGGTTCTACCGAACATGAGATCCAGAGATGTCGTGCTAAAGTGGATCCTGCCATGG GTAATTACCCATATGCCAAATGTTTTACCTGCGGTCAGACTGGACATCTGTCCAAAGCCTGTCCTGACAACCCAAAGGGACTGTATGCTGCAG GCGGTTGCTGTCGGGTTTGTGGTTCAGTGGAACACTTTCAGAAAGATTGTCCTGAACACCAGAACTCAA CTAATTCCATCACACTCGGCCGGCTGTCCAATAGAATCAGCGCTGACCATGAGGACATCCACGTGCCTGTGAAGAAAGCACAAACCAAAAAAGACAAAGTGGTGGTGTTCTGA
- the LOC132127528 gene encoding alpha-2B adrenergic receptor-like: MTVIHPPDAACRLGAGKNLSSEVKACNSNFSYSPETTAAFATSMTLIMLFTIFGNILVIIAVLTCHSLRGPQNLFLVSLAAADILVATLIIPFSLANELMGYWYFESFWCEIILALDVLFCTSSIIHLCAISLDRYLSISRPVQYATQRTPRKIKGAILVVWLISAVISFPPLVSMNKTPLNKDGCGPQCKLNEDPWYILYSSIGSFFAPCLIMILVYVRIYQIAKKHTRCPPGEPRKDSAGGVPPGRELQNGKNQGGVDPVNVPNMTGSRSDALNQLQPPAETLQKMKHSRRCKYNEDSSSSGSDAEVVGENNANGTTSSVGELEPGHQTSTQTQTYRKVIVTSKGSQLASINMKPTGTPNTRRKAMIVREKRFTFVLAVVIGVFVVCWFPFFFSYSLQAICPEACKLPEPLFKFFFWIGYCNSALNPLIYTIFNRDFRKAFKKILCKRCKDCFF; the protein is encoded by the coding sequence ATGACTGTGATACATCCTCCAGATGCAGCATGCAGGTTGGGAGCAGGAAAAAATCTTAGTTCTGAGGTTAAAGCATGCAATTCCAATTTTTCTTATTCTCCTGAAACCACAGCTGCATTTGCCACCTCAATGACACTGATCATGCTCTTCACCATCTTCGGGAACATCCTGGTGATCATCGCAGTCCTGACGTGTCACTCTTTACGAGGACCTCAGAACCTTTTCCTGGTGTCCTTGGCTGCAGCAGACATCCTAGTGGCCACATTGATCATTCCGTTCTCCTTGGCCAATGAGCTGATGGGCTACTGGTATTTTGAGTCATTTTGGTGTGAGATCATCTTAGCACTGGATGTGCTCTTCTGCACGTCTTCCATTATACACCTGTGTGCCATCAGCCTGGACCGCTACCTGTCCATCTCCCGGCCGGTGCAATATGCGACCCAACGCACCCCTCGCAAGATCAAGGGGGCCATATTGGTGGTTTGGCTCATCTCTGCGGTCATCTCTTTCCCCCCGCTGGTATCCATGAATAAGACTCCGCTGAATAAGGATGGTTGCGGCCCGCAGTGCAAACTTAACGAGGACCCCTGGTACATCCTGTACTCCTCCATTGGGTCATTCTTCGCCCCGTGCCTCATCATGATCTTGGTGTATGTTCGCATCTATCAGATTGCCAAAAAGCACACTAGATGTCCTCCGGGAGAGCCGAGGAAAGACTCTGCAGGTGGTGTGCCACCAGGCAGAGAGCTGCAGAACGGGAAAAACCAGGGAGGTGTTGACCCTGTGAATGTCCCTAATATGACTGGATCCAGATCTGATGCTTTAAACCAGCTTCAACCACCAGCAGAAACTCTGCAGAAGATGAAACACTCAAGGAGGTGCAAGTACAACGAGGACAGTTCAAGCTCCGGCTCAGACGCCGAGGTAGTTGGGGAAAATAATGCCAACGGGACAACCTCCAGTGTGGGGGAGCTGGAGCCTGGCCACCAGACATCCACACAAACCCAAACATATCGCAAAGTCATTGTAACATCAAAGGGCAGCCAGCTGGCCTCTATAAACATGAAACCAACAGGAACTCCAAACACCAGGAGGAAAGCCATGATTGTCCGCGAGAAGCGGTTCACATTCGTCCTAGCGGTCGTCATTGGGGTTTTTGTTGTCTGCTGGTTCCCGTTCTTTTTCAGCTACAGCTTGCAGGCCATTTGTCCAGAGGCTTGTAAACTACCAGAGCCACTTTTTAAGTTTTTCTTCTGGATTGGCTACTGCAACAGTGCCCTGAACCCACTCATCTACACCATCTTTAACAGGGACTTTCGTAAAGCCTTCAAAAAGATTCTCTGTAAAAGGTGTAaggactgttttttttaa
- the LOC132127540 gene encoding zinc metalloproteinase nas-14-like yields the protein MLLPTDRNAVSQLWAEVNGSLSVPYEIDLALEDRTKDILKALNMISEKTCVRFHPHANETDYLHFEYGKGCASYVGCLGGVQSLQIGPRCTVGNICHEILHSLGIYHEHTRYDRGDHVTILEKNIASGKEINFVKRKGNTLGLKYDPESIMHYGTNYFSSNGMPTIEPKENGVKIGQRSHLSDLDVQKIKKLYHCGTSYVHIYHILVTIIPVDIMVPSLKISLPY from the exons ATGTTACTGCCA ACTGACAGGAATGCAGTGAGTCAGCTGTGGGCTGAGGTGAATGGAAGTTTGTCAGTGCCTTATGAAATTGATCTTGCTCTTG AGGACAGGACTAAAGATATTCTTAAAGCCTTAAATATGATTTCCGAGAAAacatgcgtcagatttcatccaCATGCTAATGAAACCGACTATTTGCACTTTGAATACGGAAAAGG GTGTGCATCTTATGTTGGGTGTTTGGGGGGTGTCCAGTCTCTTCAGATTGGGCCAAGATGTACGGTTGGGAACATCTGCCACGAGATCCTTCACTCCCTCGGCATTTACCATGAGCATACCCGATATGACCGTGGTGATCATGTCACTATACTTGAGAAAAACATTGCCTCTG GGAAAGAGATAAATTTTGTGAAGAGAAAGGGGAACACCCTCGGTCTGAAGTATGACCCGGAATCTATCATGCATTATGGAAC CAATTACTTCTCTAGCAATGGAATGCCCACAATTGAGCCCAAAGAGAATGGTGTAAAGATCGGCCAGAGGAGTCACTTGTCTGATCTTGATGTGCAAAAGATCAAGAAGCTGTACCACTGTGGTACGtcatatgtgcacatttatcaTATTCTGGTTACCATAATACCTGTGGATATTATGGTTCCCTCATTAAAAATCTCATTACCttattaa